The Verrucomicrobiota bacterium genome includes the window ACGCGTGTTTATGCGCGTGGATTATAACGTGCCCATGGAAGAAAAAGACGGCCAGATGGTCGTCACGGATGTCACCCGCATCCAGGAAACGCTGCCCACCCTCAAGCTGCTCATTGAAAAGGGCGGTAAACTCATTTTGTCGGCGCACCTCGGTCGTCCCGATGGCAAGCGCGAATCCACCATGTCCTTGGCCCCGGTGGCGGTCAAGCTCCAGGAAATGACCGGTCGCAACGTGACCTTTGTGGATGATTGTATCGGCGAGAAGGTTGAAACGGCGGTGGCGGCCATGAAGGATGGCGATATCGTCCTGCTGGAAAACGTTCGCTTTTATGCGGAAGAAGAGAAGAACGATCCGGCCTTCTCTGAAAAGATGGCCAAGGTGGCGGATATTTATGTGAACGACGCGTTCGGTTCCGCCCATCGCGCGCACGCCTCTACTGAAGGGGTGGCCCGCGTGGTCGCCAAGCGCGGTGGCAAATGCGCCGCCGGTCTGCTCATGGAACGCGAACTCAAGTTCCTCGGCGATGAACTCGACAAACCGGTGCGTCCGTTTGTGGTCATCCTGGGTGGGGCCAAGGTCTCCGACAAAATCAAGGTCATTGACCGCCTGCTCGAAAAGGCCGACTCCATTCTCATCGGTGGCGCCATGGCGTACACCTTCCGCCTGGCTCAGGGGTACAAGACCGGAAAATCCCTGGTGGAAGCTGATAAGGTGGATATTGCCAAGTCCGCCCTCGCCAAAGCCAAGGCGAAGAATGTGCAATTCCTGCTCCCGGTGGACGACGTGGTCGCCACCCCGGTGAAAACCGAAAAGCTCGACAAGAAGGGCAAGCCAGTCATCGAATTCCAAAACCCCACGGTCAGCAGCGACCTGAACTGCCCGGACAACGCGGCGGGTCTGGACATCGGCCCGGCGACCGTCAAGGCATACTCGGACGTGCTGGCCAAGGCCAAAACGGTGCTGTGGAACGGCCCGATGGGGCTGTTCGAGAACAAGGATTTCGCCAAGGGCACCTTCGCGGTGGCCCAAGCTGTGGCGGATGCCACCCAGAAGGGGGCCAAGAGCATCATTGGCGGCGGCGACAGCGTGAAGGCGCTGAACAAAGCCAAACTCGGTGATAAAGTCACCTTCATGAGCACTGGCGGCGGTGCGAGCCTGGAATTCCTGGAAGGCAAGGTCCTCCCGGGTGTCGCAGCCCT containing:
- a CDS encoding phosphoglycerate kinase, whose amino-acid sequence is MAKLTVNDIDVRGKRVFMRVDYNVPMEEKDGQMVVTDVTRIQETLPTLKLLIEKGGKLILSAHLGRPDGKRESTMSLAPVAVKLQEMTGRNVTFVDDCIGEKVETAVAAMKDGDIVLLENVRFYAEEEKNDPAFSEKMAKVADIYVNDAFGSAHRAHASTEGVARVVAKRGGKCAAGLLMERELKFLGDELDKPVRPFVVILGGAKVSDKIKVIDRLLEKADSILIGGAMAYTFRLAQGYKTGKSLVEADKVDIAKSALAKAKAKNVQFLLPVDDVVATPVKTEKLDKKGKPVIEFQNPTVSSDLNCPDNAAGLDIGPATVKAYSDVLAKAKTVLWNGPMGLFENKDFAKGTFAVAQAVADATQKGAKSIIGGGDSVKALNKAKLGDKVTFMSTGGGASLEFLEGKVLPGVAALSEK